The Metabacillus schmidteae genome has a segment encoding these proteins:
- the ylbJ gene encoding sporulation integral membrane protein YlbJ: MSFTSKLKTLFIAIFISGLTIAIILNPKESLDASIRGLTIWWEVVFPSLLPFFIVSELLIGFGVVKFIGVLLEPLMRPIFRVPGVGGFVWAMGMASGNPAGAKLTARMRQEKQLTSIQAERLVSFTSSSNPLFIFGAVAVGFFDKPSLGILLAASHYLGNLGVGLTMRFYGHSDDSLKTEKKRLIPSPAQAFKELHSTRVKETRPLGKMLGDAVISSIQTLLMIGGFIILFSVFNKILAIIHVTQLIGIVFSGALALFHITADLSVPLITGIFEITLGNQLVSETDASLLDKVMIASFILAFGGLSIQAQVASILADTDIRFKPFFFARILQGVYSSFITFLLFNPLYLNLQSFNTNELPVMIMKHGPDWAKEYWEMIVHSGPLITILSLLLYIFLYSKRNVFTKTS; the protein is encoded by the coding sequence TTGAGTTTTACATCAAAACTAAAAACATTGTTCATAGCCATTTTTATAAGTGGTTTAACTATTGCAATTATTCTCAATCCTAAGGAATCACTTGATGCTTCTATAAGAGGATTAACAATATGGTGGGAAGTTGTTTTTCCATCTTTGCTTCCTTTTTTTATTGTATCAGAACTTCTTATCGGGTTTGGAGTTGTAAAATTCATCGGTGTTTTATTAGAACCATTAATGAGACCTATTTTCCGAGTTCCCGGCGTTGGTGGATTTGTATGGGCAATGGGGATGGCTTCTGGTAATCCGGCAGGTGCGAAACTAACTGCAAGAATGAGGCAAGAGAAACAACTTACATCAATACAAGCAGAGCGATTAGTTTCATTTACAAGCTCGTCAAACCCTTTGTTTATTTTCGGTGCAGTTGCAGTAGGCTTTTTTGATAAACCTTCACTTGGTATTTTGTTAGCTGCCTCACACTATTTAGGAAACCTTGGTGTCGGTCTTACGATGAGGTTCTATGGTCATTCTGATGACTCCCTTAAAACAGAGAAAAAGAGACTTATCCCCTCTCCTGCACAAGCCTTTAAAGAACTTCATTCAACAAGAGTTAAAGAAACACGACCGCTTGGAAAAATGCTTGGTGATGCTGTTATATCTTCCATCCAAACTTTATTAATGATTGGTGGATTTATTATTCTTTTTTCAGTATTTAATAAAATATTAGCCATTATCCATGTTACACAACTAATTGGTATTGTTTTTTCAGGTGCTTTAGCCCTATTTCATATTACTGCAGATCTTAGTGTTCCTCTAATAACAGGAATTTTTGAAATAACTCTCGGAAATCAACTTGTGAGTGAAACAGATGCTAGTTTACTTGATAAAGTTATGATCGCAAGCTTTATCTTAGCCTTTGGTGGATTATCCATACAAGCACAAGTAGCTAGCATATTGGCTGATACTGATATTCGATTTAAACCTTTCTTTTTTGCAAGAATATTGCAGGGTGTTTATTCATCCTTTATCACTTTTCTACTTTTTAACCCGCTATATCTGAACTTACAATCGTTTAATACTAACGAACTACCTGTTATGATTATGAAACATGGACCAGATTGGGCTAAAGAGTATTGGGAAATGATTGTTCACAGCGGTCCACTTATTACAATACTTTCCCTGCTATTGTATATTTTTCTATATAGTAAAAGAAATGTTTTTACAAAAACAAGTTAA